In a genomic window of Scyliorhinus torazame isolate Kashiwa2021f chromosome 5, sScyTor2.1, whole genome shotgun sequence:
- the LOC140421935 gene encoding uncharacterized protein, whose product MEKPWKCEDCGKGFTAPSVLEVHRRSHTGERPFTCSQCGKGFTLLSDLQRHQRVHTGEKPFICSQCGKRFTRLSSLQTHQRVHTGKRPFTCSQCGKGFTQLSDLQKHQRVHTGGRPFTCSQCGKGFTQLSHLRIHQRVHTGERPFTCSQCKKGFTQISHLRRHQRVHTGKRPFTCSQCGKAFTQLSDLQRHQRVHTGERPFTCSQCGKGCTQLSHLRSHQRVHTGERPFTCPQCGKGFSRLSTLRSHQPVHTGERPFTCSQCGKGFSRLSTLQSHQRVHTGERPFTCSQCGKRFAWLSSLRRHQSVHTGEVPFTCSE is encoded by the coding sequence atggagaaaccatggaaatgtgaggactgtgggaagggattcacagcaccgtctgtgctggaagttcatcgacgcagtcacactggtgagaggccgttcacctgctctcagtgtggaaaaggattcactctaTTATCTGACCTGCagcgacaccagagagttcacactggggagaagcctttcatctgctctcaatgtgggaagagattcactcggttatccagcctgcagacacaccagcgagttcacactgggaagaggccgttcacctgctctcagtgtgggaagggattcactcaattatctgacctgcagaaacatcaacgagttcacacgggggggaggccgttcacctgctctcagtgtgggaagggcttcactcagttatcccacctgcggatccaccagcgagttcacactggggagaggccgtttacgtgctctcagtgtaagaagggattcactcagatatcccacctgcggagacaccagcgagttcacactgggaagaggccgttcacctgctctcagtgtgggaaggcattcactcaattatctgacctgcagagacatcagcgagttcacactggggagaggccattcacctgctctcagtgtgggaagggatgcactcagttatcccacctgcggagccaccagcgagttcacactggggagaggccattcacctgccctcagtgtgggaagggattctctcggttatccaccctgcggagccaccagccagttcacactggggagaggccgttcacctgctctcagtgtgggaagggattctctcggttatccaccctgcagagccaccagcgagttcacactggggagaggccgttcacctgctctcagtgtgggaagagatttgcttggttatccagcctgcggagacaccaaagcgttcacactggggaggtgccgttcacctgctctgagtag